In a single window of the Streptomyces cinnabarinus genome:
- a CDS encoding universal stress protein: MLLPVVAGVDGSAESLAAAEWAAREAVRRGRPLHLVHARSWHPGQEDGHLATAAQRHLARRALRQAEERIGRTTPAVTLTDEQVDGPATAALLSAADRADLLVLGSRGLSGFTGFLLGSVALGVVARATRPVVLVRAGEEAADEHLPAEDGGASVRTGYRDVVLGLDLGDPCDDVLAFGFEAAQLRGARLHVVHAWQPPSPLGLGPGEIGLAEGPQQAEEWLGFMTAVLQVWREKFPEVEVVETVTAGRARSALVRAASGASLLVVGRRVTERPVGPRTGPVTHAAIQHVGCPVAVVPHL, encoded by the coding sequence ATGCTGTTGCCCGTCGTCGCCGGAGTCGACGGTTCCGCCGAGAGTCTCGCAGCCGCCGAGTGGGCCGCCCGTGAGGCGGTACGCCGGGGGCGGCCACTGCATCTCGTCCACGCCCGGAGCTGGCATCCCGGCCAGGAGGACGGCCATCTGGCCACCGCCGCTCAGCGCCACCTCGCCCGGCGCGCCCTGCGCCAGGCCGAGGAACGCATCGGCCGCACCACCCCCGCCGTCACGCTCACCGACGAACAGGTCGACGGCCCCGCGACCGCCGCCCTGCTGAGCGCCGCGGACCGGGCCGACCTGCTCGTCCTCGGCTCCCGGGGCCTGAGCGGCTTCACCGGATTCCTGCTCGGCTCGGTGGCCCTCGGCGTGGTGGCCCGCGCCACCCGGCCGGTCGTCCTGGTCCGGGCGGGCGAGGAGGCCGCGGACGAACACCTGCCGGCGGAGGACGGCGGCGCCTCCGTCCGCACCGGCTACCGCGACGTCGTCCTGGGCCTCGACCTCGGCGACCCCTGCGACGACGTGCTCGCCTTCGGATTCGAGGCGGCCCAGCTGCGCGGCGCCCGACTGCACGTCGTCCACGCCTGGCAGCCCCCGTCCCCGCTCGGCCTCGGCCCCGGCGAGATCGGCCTGGCCGAAGGGCCCCAACAGGCCGAGGAGTGGCTGGGGTTCATGACGGCCGTGCTCCAGGTGTGGCGCGAGAAGTTCCCGGAGGTCGAGGTCGTGGAGACGGTCACCGCCGGGCGCGCCCGGTCCGCGCTGGTGCGGGCCGCGTCCGGAGCGAGCCTGCTCGTCGTGGGCCGCCGCGTCACGGAACGCCCGGTGGGACCGCGCACCGGTCCCGTCACCCACGCCGCCATCCAGCACGTCGGCTGCCCCGTGGCCGTCGTACCCCATCTGTGA
- a CDS encoding universal stress protein yields MEREIITGADRVVVGVDARDPAGGALDFAFSAARQKGTLLHAVHTWRLPEGSVCLPWPVPEETRATWEDHEVQLLSDALRPWREKYPGVEVLADVVLLPTADALAHASAHAALVVVGRSSEDAVLALLRQAHCPVVVVP; encoded by the coding sequence ATGGAGCGAGAGATCATCACCGGTGCCGACCGGGTCGTCGTCGGCGTCGATGCGCGCGATCCAGCGGGCGGGGCGCTCGACTTCGCCTTCTCCGCGGCTCGGCAGAAGGGCACCCTCCTGCACGCCGTGCACACCTGGCGGCTTCCGGAGGGCAGCGTCTGCCTGCCCTGGCCGGTGCCGGAGGAGACCCGCGCGACCTGGGAGGACCACGAGGTCCAGCTGCTGTCGGACGCGCTGCGGCCCTGGCGGGAGAAGTACCCCGGCGTCGAGGTCCTGGCGGACGTCGTCCTGCTCCCCACGGCCGACGCACTCGCCCACGCGTCCGCGCACGCGGCACTGGTCGTGGTCGGCCGGAGCTCCGAGGACGCCGTGCTCGCGCTATTGCGGCAGGCGCACTGCCCGGTCGTGGTGGTGCCGTGA
- a CDS encoding hydrogenase maturation protease, translating to MSGGARIAVIGVGNDFRRDDGVGWAVIARMRERPLTPDTVLATCDGDPGRLIGLWEGARLAVVVDAAHAHPGTPGRVHRLALDSGVLPRPSATSSHGLGLGEAVELARVLGLLPERLVVYAVEGADSEFGTGLTPAVAAAVPELVEAVAHEIAAEERS from the coding sequence ATGAGCGGAGGTGCGCGGATCGCCGTGATCGGCGTCGGGAACGACTTCCGGCGCGACGACGGTGTGGGCTGGGCGGTGATCGCCCGGATGCGGGAGCGGCCACTCACGCCGGACACGGTGCTGGCCACCTGCGACGGTGACCCCGGCCGGCTGATCGGACTGTGGGAGGGTGCCCGACTGGCCGTGGTCGTGGACGCGGCCCACGCACACCCCGGGACCCCGGGCCGGGTGCATCGCCTGGCCCTCGACTCCGGAGTGCTGCCACGGCCCTCGGCGACCAGCTCCCACGGGCTGGGGCTCGGCGAGGCCGTCGAGCTCGCCCGGGTCCTCGGCCTGCTGCCCGAGCGGCTGGTCGTCTACGCCGTGGAAGGCGCCGACAGCGAGTTCGGGACCGGTCTGACGCCCGCCGTGGCCGCGGCCGTGCCCGAGCTGGTGGAGGCCGTCGCGCACGAGATCGCCGCCGAGGAGCGGTCATGA
- the hypF gene encoding carbamoyltransferase HypF yields the protein MSTRYFRVDGIVQGVGFRPFVHRTACALGLDGWVANVNGHVEGEVAGPPARIEEFAARLRADAPPLARVRHVRLTAGSAHPAYDSGFVVRPSTPGAADPAAREIPPDAALCEACLRELRDPRDRRYRYPFINCTDCGPRATIIEGLPYDRGRTTMCRFPLCRRCAAEYADPADRRFHAEPVACPACGPRLAWADLRGEEALRAAVTAVADGGIVALKGLGGYQLVCDAGDPRAVAELRRRKRRPTKPFAVMVPDLAAATRPAMIGTAERQALLSPERPVVLLTRHRRHATSVLAPEVHPGLSRVGLFLPTTGLHQLLLDSLARPLVVTSGNLSDEPIAVDDTEARRSLGGIADGFLTHDRPIRNRYDDSVVQFAGRTRITVRRARGLAPAPLPLAAGEPVAGAGAQLKHTFTLAADGQAVIGPHTGDLSDQSAYDAFLASYTHLKRLSGIEPVALAHDLHPGYLSTQWAKEQPVRLIPVQHHHAHVAACAAEHKVRGPFVGVAYDGLGLGDDGTLWGGEILVADLTGYRRVGRFATAPLPGGDAAVRHPSRTALGQLLGGEPLGSPRPYPWLVQPFLDRLDRSEVDTVRAMVAQNVNCPRASSAGRLFDTVAALLGIADRVSYEGEAAVLVEAAAGDTHAVPLDRRVVRARGLWVYDSAPTLADLLARRLAGEPVGQLAAAFHLTLAIVTAELVARAVAEGAPRTVCLGGGCFVNRRLLTEVRRRLRAQGLRVLVGGQVPVGDGGISYGQAAVAAARLAGER from the coding sequence ATGAGCACGCGCTACTTCCGGGTGGACGGCATCGTCCAGGGCGTCGGCTTCCGGCCCTTCGTCCACCGCACCGCGTGCGCCCTCGGCCTGGACGGCTGGGTGGCCAACGTCAACGGCCACGTCGAGGGCGAGGTCGCCGGGCCGCCCGCCAGGATCGAGGAGTTCGCCGCCCGGCTGCGCGCCGACGCACCGCCCCTGGCCCGGGTGCGCCACGTCCGCCTCACCGCGGGTTCGGCGCATCCGGCGTACGACAGCGGCTTCGTGGTCCGCCCCAGCACCCCCGGCGCCGCGGACCCGGCCGCGCGCGAGATCCCGCCCGACGCCGCCCTGTGCGAGGCCTGTCTGCGCGAACTGCGCGACCCCCGTGACCGCCGCTACCGCTACCCGTTCATCAACTGCACCGACTGCGGACCGCGCGCCACGATCATCGAGGGCCTCCCCTACGACCGCGGCCGCACCACCATGTGCCGCTTCCCGCTCTGCCGGCGGTGCGCGGCCGAGTACGCCGACCCCGCCGACCGGCGCTTCCACGCCGAACCCGTCGCCTGCCCGGCCTGCGGGCCCCGGCTCGCCTGGGCGGACCTGCGCGGCGAGGAGGCGCTGCGGGCGGCGGTGACGGCGGTCGCCGACGGCGGCATCGTCGCGCTGAAGGGGCTGGGCGGCTACCAGTTGGTGTGCGACGCGGGCGATCCACGGGCCGTGGCGGAGCTGCGCCGCCGCAAGCGGCGACCGACGAAGCCCTTCGCCGTCATGGTCCCCGACCTCGCGGCGGCCACCCGGCCGGCCATGATCGGCACCGCCGAACGCCAGGCCCTGCTCTCCCCCGAGCGCCCGGTGGTCCTGCTCACCCGTCACCGGCGGCACGCGACGTCCGTGCTCGCGCCGGAGGTGCATCCGGGGCTGTCCCGGGTCGGCCTCTTCCTGCCCACCACGGGACTGCATCAGCTCCTCCTCGACAGTCTCGCCCGGCCGCTCGTGGTGACCAGCGGCAACCTCAGCGACGAGCCCATCGCCGTCGACGACACCGAGGCCCGGCGCTCGCTGGGCGGCATCGCGGACGGCTTCCTGACGCACGACCGGCCCATCCGCAACCGCTACGACGACTCCGTGGTGCAGTTCGCCGGGCGCACCCGGATCACGGTCCGCCGGGCCCGGGGTCTGGCCCCCGCCCCGCTGCCGCTCGCCGCCGGTGAGCCGGTCGCCGGGGCCGGGGCACAGCTCAAGCACACCTTCACGCTGGCCGCCGACGGACAGGCCGTGATCGGGCCGCACACCGGCGACCTGTCCGACCAGTCGGCCTACGACGCGTTCCTGGCCTCGTACACGCACCTGAAGCGGCTCAGCGGGATCGAACCGGTGGCCCTGGCCCACGATCTGCACCCCGGCTATCTGTCCACGCAGTGGGCGAAGGAACAGCCGGTGCGCCTGATCCCCGTGCAGCATCACCACGCGCACGTGGCCGCCTGCGCGGCCGAGCACAAAGTGCGGGGCCCTTTCGTGGGCGTCGCCTACGACGGTCTGGGGCTCGGTGACGACGGCACCCTGTGGGGCGGCGAGATCCTCGTCGCCGATCTGACGGGCTACCGCCGCGTGGGCAGGTTCGCGACCGCGCCCCTGCCCGGAGGGGACGCGGCGGTACGCCATCCCTCCCGCACCGCCCTCGGCCAGCTGCTGGGCGGCGAGCCACTGGGCTCCCCGCGCCCCTACCCCTGGCTCGTCCAGCCCTTCCTCGACCGGCTCGACCGGAGCGAGGTCGACACCGTACGCGCCATGGTCGCCCAGAACGTCAACTGCCCGCGAGCCTCCAGCGCCGGACGCCTCTTCGACACGGTGGCCGCGCTGCTCGGCATCGCCGACCGGGTGAGCTACGAGGGTGAGGCGGCCGTCCTGGTGGAGGCGGCGGCGGGCGACACGCACGCCGTACCGCTCGACCGTCGCGTCGTGCGGGCGCGGGGGCTGTGGGTGTACGACTCCGCGCCCACGCTGGCCGATCTGCTGGCGCGCCGGCTGGCCGGGGAGCCGGTGGGACAACTGGCCGCGGCCTTCCATCTGACGCTGGCGATCGTCACGGCGGAGCTGGTCGCGCGGGCCGTGGCCGAGGGCGCGCCACGGACGGTGTGCCTGGGCGGCGGCTGCTTCGTCAACCGGCGGCTGCTGACCGAGGTGCGGCGCCGGCTGCGCGCCCAGGGGCTGCGCGTCCTGGTGGGCGGCCAGGTCCCGGTCGGCGACGGCGGTATCAGCTACGGCCAGGCCGCGGTCGCCGCCGCCCGGCTGGCCGGGGAGAGGTGA
- a CDS encoding HypC/HybG/HupF family hydrogenase formation chaperone → MCLGIPGRVLEVHDDAGLRMATVDFGGIRREVCLDCTPDAGVGSYVIVHVGFAITEVDEVEAHRTLEVLRAMADAVEGELGEPLP, encoded by the coding sequence ATGTGCCTGGGTATCCCGGGGCGGGTCCTGGAGGTCCACGACGACGCGGGGCTGCGGATGGCCACGGTCGATTTCGGCGGCATCCGGCGCGAGGTGTGCCTCGACTGCACGCCGGACGCGGGCGTCGGCTCGTACGTCATCGTGCATGTCGGGTTCGCGATCACCGAGGTCGACGAGGTGGAGGCGCACCGGACGCTGGAGGTGCTCCGGGCGATGGCCGACGCCGTCGAGGGCGAGCTGGGCGAACCGTTGCCCTGA
- a CDS encoding 4Fe-4S dicluster domain-containing protein: MTVAQGPAVLDRDGLNALVAALVAQGRTVVGPTVRDGAIVLAELASADELPFGWGVELDAGRYRLVPREDGAAFAHSAGPQSWKNFLHPARERLWSADRTPSGGVDFTPEEPRTPSYAFLGVRPCDLRAIAIQDRVLSGGRYEDTGYARRRGGAFLIAAECTEPGATCFCVSTGGGPAVDPGYDLALTETDGRFLVRVGSDEGAALLAQVPHRAADPDTEDAARAAVDAARDRMGRALPPVDVRALLGASLAADRWDDVAARCLTCGNCTMVCPTCFCTTTEEVTDLTGDHTERWQRWDSCFDLDFSYLHGGPVRASGHSRYRQWLTHKLSTWHDQFDTSGCVGCGRCVAWCPAGIDITEEVTALAAEAASSAEATSTDSGTET; encoded by the coding sequence ATGACCGTCGCTCAAGGCCCGGCCGTACTCGACCGCGATGGCCTCAACGCCCTGGTCGCGGCGTTGGTGGCGCAGGGGCGGACCGTCGTCGGGCCGACCGTGCGGGACGGCGCGATCGTGCTCGCCGAGCTGGCGTCGGCGGACGAACTCCCCTTCGGCTGGGGCGTCGAACTGGACGCCGGACGCTACCGGCTGGTCCCCCGCGAGGACGGGGCCGCCTTCGCGCACAGCGCGGGCCCGCAGTCCTGGAAGAACTTCCTGCACCCCGCGCGGGAACGGCTGTGGAGCGCCGACCGCACGCCGTCGGGCGGCGTCGACTTCACCCCGGAGGAGCCCAGGACCCCGTCGTACGCCTTCCTCGGGGTCCGGCCCTGTGATCTGCGGGCCATCGCGATCCAGGACCGGGTGCTGAGCGGGGGGCGGTATGAGGACACCGGGTACGCGCGGCGGCGCGGCGGGGCCTTCCTGATCGCCGCCGAGTGCACCGAGCCCGGCGCGACCTGCTTCTGCGTCTCGACCGGTGGCGGACCGGCGGTGGACCCCGGCTACGACCTGGCGCTCACCGAGACGGACGGCCGGTTCCTGGTGCGCGTCGGCAGCGACGAGGGCGCCGCCCTCCTGGCGCAGGTGCCCCACCGTGCCGCGGATCCGGACACCGAGGACGCCGCACGTGCCGCCGTGGACGCGGCCCGCGACCGCATGGGACGCGCCCTGCCCCCGGTCGACGTACGGGCGCTGCTCGGCGCGAGCCTGGCCGCCGACCGCTGGGACGATGTCGCCGCCCGCTGTCTGACCTGCGGGAACTGCACGATGGTCTGTCCGACGTGCTTCTGCACGACCACGGAGGAGGTCACCGACCTCACCGGCGACCACACCGAGCGCTGGCAGCGCTGGGACTCCTGTTTCGACCTGGACTTCTCGTATCTGCACGGCGGCCCGGTGCGGGCCTCGGGGCACAGCCGCTACCGGCAGTGGCTCACCCACAAACTCTCCACCTGGCACGACCAGTTCGACACCTCCGGGTGCGTCGGCTGCGGGCGCTGCGTCGCCTGGTGTCCGGCCGGCATCGACATCACGGAGGAAGTCACCGCGCTGGCGGCCGAAGCCGCCTCGTCCGCCGAAGCCACGTCCACCGACTCCGGAACGGAGACATGA
- a CDS encoding Crp/Fnr family transcriptional regulator: MPPSIALRMNHALPGEHRDRLLRVGREVRFPQGARLFDEGGTADRFWIVRDGTLALDLHVPGRRAPVVETLGVGDLVGWSWLYEPYVWQFGAETVTPLSAYEFDAVAVRLMCLNDAEFGRTVEHWVGRVLSHRLRAARTRLLDLYGPSGTGGAP, encoded by the coding sequence ATGCCTCCCTCGATCGCCCTGCGCATGAACCACGCCCTGCCCGGCGAGCACCGCGACCGGCTGCTCCGGGTCGGCCGCGAGGTGCGCTTCCCGCAGGGCGCCCGGCTGTTCGACGAGGGCGGGACGGCCGACCGCTTCTGGATCGTGCGGGACGGCACCCTCGCCCTCGACCTGCATGTGCCCGGCCGCCGGGCGCCGGTCGTCGAGACCCTCGGCGTCGGCGACCTGGTCGGCTGGTCCTGGCTGTACGAGCCGTACGTCTGGCAGTTCGGCGCCGAGACCGTGACGCCCCTGAGCGCCTACGAGTTCGACGCCGTCGCCGTCCGCCTGATGTGCCTGAACGACGCCGAGTTCGGGCGCACCGTCGAGCACTGGGTCGGCCGCGTGCTGTCCCACCGCCTGCGCGCGGCGCGGACCCGGCTCCTCGATCTGTACGGCCCCTCGGGCACCGGGGGTGCGCCATGA
- a CDS encoding FAD/NAD(P)-binding protein, with product MTDVPVPYRVVARTAETGDTVTLRLEPVGVPLGDFAPGQFAMVHCFGRGEIPVSVSSVQATGGLAHTVRAVGAVSAGLCEARAADVLGVRGPYGTGWELERARGRDVVVVAGGIGLAPLRPLILRALAEPTAYGTVNVLIGARTPADLIAREEIEGWRTAYTGVTVDRPDDTWRGDVGLVTDLLDRADFRPAETVAFVCGPEPMIRATARELAARGLPGDRIRVSLERNMRCATGHCGHCQLGPLLLCRDGPVVDWERAEPLLSVREL from the coding sequence ATGACGGACGTACCCGTCCCGTACCGCGTGGTCGCCCGTACGGCGGAGACCGGCGACACGGTGACGCTGCGTCTGGAGCCGGTCGGCGTGCCGCTCGGCGACTTCGCCCCGGGGCAGTTCGCGATGGTGCACTGCTTCGGGCGCGGCGAGATCCCGGTCTCGGTGAGTTCCGTGCAGGCCACCGGCGGTCTCGCGCACACCGTCCGGGCCGTGGGTGCCGTCTCCGCGGGGCTGTGCGAGGCACGGGCCGCCGATGTGCTCGGTGTCCGCGGGCCGTACGGGACCGGCTGGGAGCTGGAACGGGCCCGCGGACGGGACGTGGTCGTGGTCGCGGGCGGCATCGGGCTCGCCCCGCTGCGGCCGCTGATCCTGCGCGCGCTGGCCGAACCGACGGCGTACGGCACGGTCAACGTGCTGATCGGGGCGCGCACTCCCGCCGATCTGATCGCCCGCGAGGAGATCGAGGGCTGGCGGACCGCGTACACCGGTGTGACCGTGGACCGGCCCGACGACACCTGGCGCGGCGACGTCGGTCTGGTCACCGACCTGCTCGACCGGGCGGACTTCAGGCCCGCCGAGACCGTGGCGTTCGTGTGCGGTCCGGAACCAATGATCCGCGCCACCGCCCGCGAACTCGCCGCCCGTGGCCTGCCCGGTGACCGGATCCGCGTCTCGCTGGAACGCAACATGCGCTGCGCGACCGGCCATTGCGGGCACTGCCAGCTCGGGCCGCTGCTGCTGTGCCGGGACGGCCCGGTCGTGGACTGGGAGCGGGCCGAACCCCTGCTGTCGGTGAGGGAGTTGTGA
- a CDS encoding oxidoreductase has translation MAPTLAVFKLASCDGCQLTLLDCEDELLALAGEVEIAHFLEASSAVRPGPYDLSLVEGSVTTADDAGRIRAIRAASRHLVTIGACATAGGIQALRNHADVDEYRRVVYARPEYVSTLATSTPVSAHVDVDFELRGCPVDRRQLIEVITAFLAGRKPDVPNHSVCFECKRRGTVCVTVAHGTPCLGPVTHAGCGALCPAYHRGCYGCFGPSGSVNLPALIPLLRRDGMDEDAVERFLHTFNATAFEKELER, from the coding sequence ATGGCACCCACGCTCGCCGTGTTCAAGCTGGCCTCCTGCGACGGCTGCCAGCTCACCCTGCTGGACTGCGAGGACGAACTCCTCGCGCTCGCGGGCGAGGTGGAGATCGCCCACTTCCTGGAGGCGTCCAGCGCCGTCCGACCCGGCCCCTACGACCTGTCGCTGGTCGAGGGTTCGGTCACCACCGCCGACGACGCCGGACGGATCCGCGCGATCCGGGCCGCCTCCCGCCACCTGGTCACGATCGGGGCCTGTGCGACCGCGGGCGGCATCCAGGCGCTGCGCAACCACGCCGACGTCGACGAGTACCGGCGGGTGGTCTACGCCCGCCCCGAGTACGTCTCGACGCTCGCCACCTCCACCCCCGTATCCGCCCATGTGGACGTCGACTTCGAGCTGCGCGGCTGCCCCGTGGACCGGCGGCAGCTCATCGAGGTGATCACCGCGTTCCTGGCCGGCCGCAAGCCCGATGTGCCGAACCACAGCGTCTGCTTCGAGTGCAAGCGGCGCGGCACGGTCTGCGTCACCGTCGCCCACGGCACCCCCTGCCTCGGCCCCGTGACCCACGCGGGCTGCGGGGCGCTGTGCCCGGCGTACCACCGCGGCTGCTACGGCTGCTTCGGCCCGTCCGGGTCCGTGAACCTGCCCGCGCTGATCCCGCTGCTGCGCCGTGACGGCATGGACGAGGACGCCGTCGAGCGGTTCCTGCACACCTTCAACGCGACCGCTTTCGAGAAGGAGTTGGAACGGTGA
- a CDS encoding Ni/Fe hydrogenase subunit alpha, translating into MTHRGSRVLHVGSLSRVEGEGALYLGVHDGTVTEARLDIYEPPRFFEALLRGRSYTEPPDITARVCGICPVAYQMSACAAIEDACGVVVDPVIRDLRRLLYCGEWIESQALHIYLLHAPDFLGRASAIELARTHRAEVERGLRLKKAGNALMELLGGRAVHPVNVRLGGFHRAPARAELLALAEDLRQALDDAWDTVRWVSGFEFPDARVEADLLALAEPDTYAIEGGTPTVLRADGSKDSFPVRDFTHRVTETHVPHSTALHSRLDGRVHLTGSLARFAIGGARLSEVARQAAVAAGLGDPRDGAVCRNPFRSILVRAVETVYAVTEALRIIEAYEPPERPYTEVPPVAGVGHGATEAPRGVLYHRYELAADGTVLSAELVPPTAQNQGAIEADLRRLAQRAISEHDPDDAELTDLCERAIRNHDPCISCSTHFLDLTVVRTSGRTTGGGDA; encoded by the coding sequence GTGACGCACCGTGGATCCCGTGTGCTGCACGTCGGCTCGCTGTCCCGGGTCGAGGGCGAGGGAGCGCTGTACCTCGGCGTGCACGACGGCACGGTCACCGAGGCGCGGCTGGACATCTACGAACCGCCGCGGTTCTTCGAGGCGCTGCTGCGCGGGCGCTCGTACACCGAGCCGCCCGACATCACCGCCCGGGTGTGCGGGATCTGCCCGGTGGCCTACCAGATGAGCGCGTGCGCGGCGATCGAGGACGCGTGCGGGGTCGTCGTGGACCCGGTGATCCGGGATCTGCGCAGGCTGCTGTACTGCGGCGAGTGGATCGAGAGCCAGGCTCTGCACATCTATCTGCTGCACGCCCCGGACTTCCTTGGCCGCGCGAGCGCCATCGAGCTGGCCCGCACGCATCGCGCGGAGGTGGAGCGGGGGCTCAGGCTGAAGAAGGCGGGCAACGCACTGATGGAGCTGCTCGGCGGACGGGCCGTGCATCCGGTGAACGTCCGCCTCGGCGGCTTCCACCGGGCCCCGGCCCGCGCCGAACTGCTCGCTCTGGCTGAGGACTTGCGGCAGGCGCTGGACGACGCGTGGGACACCGTGCGCTGGGTGTCCGGCTTCGAGTTCCCGGACGCCCGGGTCGAGGCCGACCTGCTGGCGCTGGCCGAGCCGGACACGTACGCCATCGAGGGCGGCACCCCGACTGTGCTCCGCGCCGACGGGAGCAAGGACTCCTTCCCGGTGCGGGACTTCACCCACCGGGTCACCGAGACGCATGTGCCGCACTCGACCGCGCTGCACTCCCGGCTCGACGGGCGGGTCCATCTCACCGGTTCCCTCGCCCGGTTCGCGATCGGCGGGGCGCGCCTGTCGGAGGTCGCCCGCCAGGCCGCGGTGGCGGCCGGGCTGGGCGACCCGCGGGACGGTGCCGTGTGCCGCAATCCGTTCCGCTCCATCCTGGTGCGGGCCGTGGAGACGGTGTACGCGGTGACCGAGGCGCTGCGGATCATCGAGGCGTACGAGCCGCCCGAGCGCCCGTACACGGAGGTCCCGCCGGTCGCGGGCGTCGGCCATGGCGCCACCGAGGCGCCGCGCGGGGTGCTCTATCACCGCTACGAACTCGCCGCGGACGGGACGGTGCTCAGCGCCGAGCTGGTGCCGCCCACCGCGCAGAACCAGGGCGCGATCGAGGCCGACCTGCGACGGCTCGCCCAGCGGGCGATCAGCGAACACGACCCGGACGACGCCGAGCTGACGGACCTGTGCGAGCGGGCGATCCGCAACCACGATCCGTGCATCTCGTGCTCCACCCATTTCCTCGACCTGACGGTCGTCCGGACCTCGGGCCGCACCACAGGAGGCGGAGATGCCTGA
- a CDS encoding CBS domain-containing protein gives MPESPYKVSDVMTHTVVAVGSAAPFKEIVALLDEWKVSALPVLAGEGRVVGVVSEADLLLKEEFRDTEQGDLADRVKAGAVTAGELMSTPAVTVHADASLAEAARIMARRHVKRLPVVDGVGLLQGVVSRSDLLKVFLRSDEEIAEEIRGSVLGQLPFTSPLTVSVTEGVVTLGGALPDRTLVPVLTRAVRAVEGVVDIRLDLTHR, from the coding sequence ATGCCTGAATCGCCTTACAAAGTCAGCGATGTGATGACGCACACCGTCGTCGCCGTCGGCAGCGCGGCGCCCTTCAAGGAGATCGTCGCACTGCTCGACGAGTGGAAGGTCAGCGCCCTGCCGGTGCTGGCCGGTGAGGGGCGGGTCGTCGGAGTGGTCTCCGAGGCGGACCTGCTGCTCAAGGAGGAGTTCCGGGACACCGAGCAGGGCGACCTCGCGGACCGGGTCAAGGCGGGCGCGGTGACCGCGGGCGAGCTGATGAGCACCCCCGCGGTGACCGTGCACGCGGACGCGTCCCTCGCCGAGGCGGCCCGCATCATGGCCCGCCGGCACGTCAAGCGGCTGCCGGTGGTGGACGGGGTCGGCCTGTTGCAGGGCGTGGTCAGCCGCAGCGATCTGCTGAAGGTCTTCCTGCGCTCCGACGAGGAGATCGCCGAGGAGATCCGCGGCAGCGTGCTCGGTCAGCTCCCGTTCACCTCGCCCCTGACGGTCTCGGTGACCGAGGGCGTGGTCACCCTGGGCGGCGCCCTGCCCGACCGTACGCTCGTGCCCGTGCTGACGCGGGCGGTGCGGGCCGTGGAGGGGGTCGTGGACATCCGGCTGGATCTGACGCACCGATGA
- the hypD gene encoding hydrogenase formation protein HypD produces the protein MKYLDEYRDPVLARRLLDELRRTATRPWRIMEVCGGQTHTLVRQGIDELLPAGMRMIHGPGCPVCVTPLETLDRAMAVAARPGVILTSFGDMLRVPGTDTDLLSLRARGADVRVVYAPMDAVRLAVAHPDREVVFLAVGFETTAPANATAVLHAARLGLTNFSMLVSHVLVPPAMTALLEDPDCEVQAFLAAGHVCAVMGWREYEPIAARYRVPIVVTGFEPLDLLEGILMAVRQLEAGRHEVENQYVRAVRRSGNTEAQDAVREVFEVTDRSWRGIGALPGSGLELAEKYEKFDAARRFDVGGLSPVEDPECIAGAILTGARLPTDCPAYGTRCTPRHPLGAPMVSSEGTCAAFHAAGRVPTRSTP, from the coding sequence ATGAAGTACCTCGACGAGTACCGCGATCCCGTGCTCGCCCGGCGGCTGCTGGACGAGCTGCGGCGGACCGCCACCCGCCCCTGGCGGATCATGGAGGTGTGCGGCGGCCAGACCCACACCCTGGTCCGGCAGGGCATCGACGAGCTGTTGCCGGCCGGGATGCGGATGATCCACGGGCCGGGCTGCCCGGTGTGCGTGACCCCGCTGGAGACCCTGGACCGGGCCATGGCGGTCGCCGCCCGCCCCGGAGTGATTCTCACCAGCTTCGGCGACATGCTGCGGGTGCCCGGCACGGACACCGATCTGCTGTCGCTGCGGGCGCGCGGCGCCGACGTCCGGGTGGTCTACGCCCCGATGGACGCCGTACGCCTGGCCGTCGCCCACCCCGACCGCGAGGTCGTCTTCCTCGCCGTCGGCTTCGAGACGACCGCCCCCGCGAACGCGACCGCGGTCCTGCACGCGGCCCGGCTCGGCCTCACCAACTTCTCGATGCTGGTCAGCCATGTCCTGGTGCCGCCGGCCATGACGGCGCTGCTGGAGGACCCGGACTGCGAGGTGCAGGCCTTCCTCGCGGCCGGGCATGTGTGCGCGGTGATGGGCTGGCGCGAGTACGAGCCGATCGCGGCCCGCTACCGGGTGCCGATCGTGGTCACCGGATTCGAGCCACTGGACCTGCTGGAGGGCATCCTCATGGCGGTACGGCAGCTGGAGGCGGGCCGGCACGAGGTCGAGAACCAGTACGTGCGGGCCGTGCGCCGCTCGGGGAACACCGAGGCGCAGGACGCGGTCCGTGAGGTGTTCGAGGTGACCGACCGGTCCTGGCGCGGGATCGGGGCGCTGCCCGGCAGCGGCCTCGAACTCGCCGAGAAGTACGAGAAGTTCGACGCGGCCCGCCGCTTCGACGTGGGCGGGCTCAGCCCGGTCGAGGACCCGGAGTGCATCGCGGGCGCGATCCTCACCGGGGCCCGGCTGCCCACCGACTGCCCGGCGTACGGCACCCGCTGCACGCCCCGCCATCCCCTCGGCGCGCCGATGGTGTCGTCCGAGGGCACCTGCGCCGCCTTCCACGCGGCCGGGCGCGTCCCGACGAGGAGCACGCCATGA